One window from the genome of Aminivibrio sp. encodes:
- a CDS encoding NAD(P)-dependent oxidoreductase has product MTEPQPGNFSLMICLSPASGPILVVGGGPVGLRKIRTLLNGGAAVDLVSPEAVPELQSLAAKGTIRWERRTAERKDFSVHRLALLALPAKETADVLPLAEGTGCLLNCCGAPELGSWALAAQFRWEDFVVGAGSGGGNPAGSAALKKRLRHSLENTEEKKENRP; this is encoded by the coding sequence TGACTGAGCCGCAGCCCGGGAACTTCTCCCTCATGATCTGCCTCTCCCCGGCCTCGGGCCCGATCCTCGTGGTTGGAGGAGGTCCCGTGGGCCTTCGGAAGATCCGCACCCTCCTGAACGGGGGGGCCGCCGTTGACCTCGTCTCCCCGGAGGCCGTGCCGGAGCTGCAATCCCTCGCCGCGAAGGGGACCATCCGGTGGGAGCGCCGAACGGCGGAACGAAAGGATTTTTCGGTGCACCGCCTCGCCCTGCTGGCCCTTCCCGCGAAGGAGACGGCGGACGTCCTCCCCCTGGCGGAGGGGACGGGGTGCCTGCTCAACTGCTGCGGCGCGCCGGAACTCGGTTCCTGGGCCCTGGCGGCCCAGTTCCGGTGGGAAGACTTTGTGGTCGGCGCGGGAAGCGGCGGCGGAAACCCCGCCGGGTCGGCCGCCCTGAAAAAACGGCTCCGGCACAGCCTCGAAAACACAGAAGAAAAAAAGGAGAACCGCCCATGA